From a single Dysidea avara chromosome 14, odDysAvar1.4, whole genome shotgun sequence genomic region:
- the LOC136244915 gene encoding NAD-dependent protein deacetylase sirtuin-1-like → MSAENLTTKMAASPTEEVAGDASVTNCSDNAENEADESLNDFLRDTNDLVTNYTEDTSNSPDSSGDVEARPMSVSGGVAGWVMRQFRAGVDPRRLLETVLLPGATLPPDLDEVTLWSIVLRCMAEPDPRNKLSHVNTLDDVVSLLKSSSKIIVLTGAGISVSCGIPDFRSANGVYAQLAVEYPDLPDPQSMFDIYYFKDNPKPFFSFAKEIYPGQFQPSPSHYFISELEKRDKLLRNFTQNIDTLEQAAGITRVIQCHGSFATATCMNCKYQVTAEDIKEDIFNQVVPQCPKCTAEQVPPQSNNEDDDDDDDGQEVLTVMKPDIVFFGEGLPDVFHHTLEQDKLSADLLLVIGSSLKVRPVALVPSILDESIPQVLINREPLKHMTFDVELLGDCDVVISELCSRLGSDWLEGIRMSPTHKPAEFTHVPPSRYLFSGAVVDSNSVQDTSDTSSSSDDVPSSSNHPECGGSSVCNNSEQPDPDTKGCDGAVLEHTSPRQQKTDMNNDSASPKTHETSLADTTTDSESNAIKHDNNKNIHEPPQLCEPPSKRPNLELV, encoded by the exons ATGTCGGCTGAAAACTTGACCACAAAAATGGCGGCTTCTCCGACAGAAGAGGTGGCAGGAGATGCAAGCGTAACAAACTGTAGTGATAACGCTGAAAATGAAGCGGACGAGTCGCTAAATGATTTTCTACGTGATACCAATGATCTGGTAACCAACTATACAGAAGACACTTCCAATAGTCCGGATTCGTCCGGGGATGTCGAAG CTCGACCGATGAGTGTCAGTGGTGGAGTGGCTGGTTGGGTGATGAGACAGTTTAGGGCTGGAGTTGATCCGAGACGCCTACTAGAAACTGTATTGTTGCCTGGGGCTACTTTG CCACCTGATCTTGATGAGGTCACTCTGTGGAGTATAGTGCTGCGTTGTATGGCAGAGCCAGACCCAAGGAACAAGCTGAGTCATGTGAACACTTTGGATGATGTAGTGTCTCTGTTAAAGAGTTCCAGCAAGATCATTGTACTCACTGGAGCTGGA ATCTCTGTCTCATGTGGTATACCGGATTTTCGTTCAGCTAATGGTGTCTACGCTCAGCTGGCCGTAGAATATCCTGACCTCCCTGACCCTCAGTCCATGTTTGACATTTACTACTTCAAAGACAACCCCAAGCCTTTCTTCAGCTTTGCCAAG GAGATATACCCTGGACAGTTTCAACCATCGCCAAGCCACTACTTCATCTCAGAACTGGAAAAGAGGGATAAACTGCTACGTAACTTCACTCAGAATATTGACACCTTGGAACAGGCTGCTGGCATCACCCGGGTGATACAGTGTCATG GCTCATTTGCCACTGCTACTTGTATGAATTGTAAGTACCAAGTGACAGCTGAAGACATCAAGGAGGACATCTTTAATCAG GTGGTTCCACAGTGTCCAAAGTGTACAGCAGAACAAGTACCACCACAATCTAacaatgaagatgatgatgatgatgatgatgggcAAGAAGTATTGACTGTTATGAAGCCAGACATTGTATTCTTTGGTGAAGGCCTCCCTGATGTGTTTCATCATACCCTGGAGCAAGACAAATTATCA GCTGACTTGTTGCTGGTGATAGGGTCATCATTGAAAGTGAGACCTGTTGCTCTAGTCCCCA GCATTTTGGATGAAAGTATTCCTCAAGTGCTGATCAATCGTGAGCCACTGAAGCACATGACATTTGATGTGGAGCTACTAGGTGACTGTGATGTTGTCATTAGTGAACTGTGTAGCAGACTTGGATCTGATTGGCTAGAAGGAATCAGGATGAGCCCTACCCACAAACCTGCAG AGTTCACTCATGTGCCTCCAAGTAGATACTTATTCTCTGGTGCTGTTGTGGACAGCAATAGTGTGCAGGACACATCAGATACTTCCAGTAGCTCCGATGATGTGCCTTCGTCATCCAACCATCCTGAATGTGGAGGATCCAGTGTCTGCAATAACAGTGAACAGCCTGACCCAGACACTAAAGGATGCGATGGTGCGGTGTTGGAGCACACATCTCCACGACAACAGAAGACAGACATGAACAATGATAGTGCATCACCCAAAACCCATGAAACTAGTTTAGCAGATACGACGACAGACAGTGAAAGTAATGCCATAAAACATGACAACAACAAGAACATACATGAGCCACCACAGTTGTGTGAACCTCCTAGCAAGAGACCAAACCTTGAGCTTGTTTGA
- the LOC136244917 gene encoding uncharacterized protein isoform X2, with the protein MYISRDISFSFILKFVYKAADNMCTFTTLLALVLLASTVAGNVHLEVRNSRTGRCTTDTNTHYPFVRVEKEHRRKCDITTSQTTDSKTGLLCTDFVVKNLKHRCVIYCFIGSSQTSITIHESITDIISDAHNVTVPSGMPVTFNCTVKSSDYHQLLWMKGSVFVNADDNHSLWFSQRNNHTKTYYMTVHSAVDSAPYSCVLMSTSGTVVGSVTQYVFVKEADSMVLKVLGYVNQYFRWNAKDA; encoded by the exons ATGTATATAAGTCGGGATATAAGTTTCAGTTTCATTCTGAAATTTGTATACAAAGCAGCTGACAACATGTGTACTTTTACAACTCTGTTGGCTCTAGTGCTACTGGCCTCAACAGTAGCAG GTAATGTACACCTGGAAGTGAGGAATAGTCGCACCGGACGATGTACTACGGATACAAATACTCATTACCCATTTGTTCGCGTTGAAAAAGAACACAGACGTAAGTGTGACATCACCACCAGCCAAACAACGGACAGTAAAACTGGGCTTTTGTGTACGGATTTTGTGGTTAAAAATCTAAAACATAGATGTGTGATTTATTGCTTCATTGGATCATCACAAACATCAATTACAATCCATGAATCCA TTACTGATATTATTTCAGATGCCCACAATGTCACTGTACCGAGTGGCATGCCAGTCACTTTTAATTGTACAGTAAAGAGCAGTGACTACCATCAGTTGCTATGGATGAAGGGCAGTGTATTTGTTAATGCTGATGATAATCATTCTTTGTGGTTTTCACAACGTAATAACCACACAAAGACATATTATATGACAGTTCATTCTGCTGTTGACTCTGCCCCTTATTCGTGTGTGCTGATGTCTACTAGTGGTACAGTTGTAGGCTCTGTGACTCAATATGTGTTTGTTAAAGAAG CTGATTCGATGGTGTTGAAAGTGCTAGGATACGTCAACCAGTATTTCAGATGGAATGCTAAAGACGCTTAA
- the LOC136244917 gene encoding uncharacterized protein isoform X1: MYISRDISFSFILKFVYKAADNMCTFTTLLALVLLASTVAGNVHLEVRNSRTGRCTTDTNTHYPFVRVEKEHRRKCDITTSQTTDSKTGLLCTDFVVKNLKHRCVIYCFIGSSQTSITIHESTVTDIISDAHNVTVPSGMPVTFNCTVKSSDYHQLLWMKGSVFVNADDNHSLWFSQRNNHTKTYYMTVHSAVDSAPYSCVLMSTSGTVVGSVTQYVFVKEADSMVLKVLGYVNQYFRWNAKDA; the protein is encoded by the exons ATGTATATAAGTCGGGATATAAGTTTCAGTTTCATTCTGAAATTTGTATACAAAGCAGCTGACAACATGTGTACTTTTACAACTCTGTTGGCTCTAGTGCTACTGGCCTCAACAGTAGCAG GTAATGTACACCTGGAAGTGAGGAATAGTCGCACCGGACGATGTACTACGGATACAAATACTCATTACCCATTTGTTCGCGTTGAAAAAGAACACAGACGTAAGTGTGACATCACCACCAGCCAAACAACGGACAGTAAAACTGGGCTTTTGTGTACGGATTTTGTGGTTAAAAATCTAAAACATAGATGTGTGATTTATTGCTTCATTGGATCATCACAAACATCAATTACAATCCATGAATCCA CAGTTACTGATATTATTTCAGATGCCCACAATGTCACTGTACCGAGTGGCATGCCAGTCACTTTTAATTGTACAGTAAAGAGCAGTGACTACCATCAGTTGCTATGGATGAAGGGCAGTGTATTTGTTAATGCTGATGATAATCATTCTTTGTGGTTTTCACAACGTAATAACCACACAAAGACATATTATATGACAGTTCATTCTGCTGTTGACTCTGCCCCTTATTCGTGTGTGCTGATGTCTACTAGTGGTACAGTTGTAGGCTCTGTGACTCAATATGTGTTTGTTAAAGAAG CTGATTCGATGGTGTTGAAAGTGCTAGGATACGTCAACCAGTATTTCAGATGGAATGCTAAAGACGCTTAA
- the LOC136244918 gene encoding uncharacterized protein isoform X3 gives MVVVFALLLFAVDLITSCSAPVLSLLNHTDTGSITVTEGSHAIVYFKVDTNGYLTKPLLLSLKESDITSRWFITYYAATSTGIGEMIYNTANLFHFYVRLETITQYSHQYDDGTYSVQAENECGMQTLDVILKGSCDDSIPLQFVEKPPLHMYAVAGQNVTMHFKYNGVNIHNIWMVNHTKRLYNTTIHHTSNHFKLYCDEVYNFKLIKVQYGGYFTIYSSRGAHDPLGLNTTIHLKVYKVPHLIGTYTETTSNTALLQWSYTASCNHSHLIELTWQQNGHYNFQDGRFSQYIHCLDDNTILVHELKIKDITSSDSGNYTSHLKYNYLIVHTVAMSTGSILLNVSGTRSPHTLSGTEMMLISSLGAVVTAVILFAVLLIGFVIRRRRKPQKPYPNERTHLLPRSMTSATTFTTMETSLASSIITASPPSSLTSLDPVKISSSLTHSLNESSPINQWLQKSKHKIAKLLAEKDKLAMAEGFRNKGLLNTDQLNQFALEEDPRQCYLDVIDAILNDPTKIEAFYCYMVEMDEHLQEHIAPKVLLLYSLTGEQSFRHVLLPFTNLLRHRGINATSDFYEVDIGNHQTWIQEHIAECIENEGFVLVDISNFLDSDFHASKIELQMRHGQYSFDLAQFNSSTHFIPICLNKPVPSNRFQRKVYEINISYYMTEFYRRYQACSNDSSEAEMIISVLNDALESLQPLIELINYISTVTTRQQHALRKQ, from the exons GTTCAGCTCCTGTGTTAAGTTTGCTTAATCATACTGACACTGGAAGCATCACTGTTACTGAAGGAAGTCATGCCATTGTTTATTTCAAAGTGGACACCAATGGCTATCTTACTAAACCTTTACTGCTGTCTCTCAAAGAATCTGATATCACATCAAGGTGGTTCATCACATATTATGCAGCTACCAGCACTGGAATTGGTGAAATGATTTACAATACAGCTAatctttttcatttctatgttaGATTAGAAACAATCACACAATATTCTCACCAATATGACGATGGTACGTATTCAGTGCAAGCAGAAAATGAATGCGGAATGCAGACCTTAGATGTCATTCTAAAAG GTTCTTGTGATGACTCCATTCCATTGCAGTTTGTTGAGAAGCCACCACTGCACATGTATGCCGTTGCAGGTCAAAATGTTACTATGCACTTCAAATATAATGGAGTTAATATTCACAACATTTGGATGGTGAACCACACAAAGCGATTGTATAATACTACCATCCATCACACCAGTAATCACTTCAAACTATACTGTGATGAAGTATATAATTTTAAATTAATCAAGGTACAGTACGGAGGTTATTTTACCATCTACTCAAGTAGAGGAGCTCATGACCCTTTGGGATTGAACACAACAATTCATTTAA AGGTATACAAAGTTCCACATTTGATTGGTACATACACAGAGACAACATCCAACACAGCACTGCTACAATGGTCCTATACAGCCAGTTGTAATCATAGTCATTTAATTGAGTTAACATGGCAGCAGAATGGACATTACAACTTTCAGGATGGACGTTTCTCTCAGTATATACACTGTTTGGATGATAATACTATACTTGTTCATGAACTTAAAATCAAGGATATCACTAGCAGTGATTCAGGCAATTACACTAGCCATTTGAAGTATAACTATTTAATTGTGCACACAGTTGCAATGTCAACTGGATCTATTCTCCTGAATGTTTCAG GTACCAGATCACCTCACACACTCTCAGGCACAGAAATGATGTTGATCAGCAGTCTTGGTGCAGTTGTCACTGCTGTAATCCTGTTTGCAGTGCTGCTAATAGGATTTGtgataagaagaagaagaaagccTCAGAAACCATACCCCA ATGAGCGAACACATTTGTTGCCAAGGAGTATGACGTCTGCAACAACTTTTACTACAATGGAAACATCTTTAGCATCGTCCATAATCACAG CTAGCCCACCTTCATCATTGACATCACTAGATCCAGTCAAAATCAGCTCATCGTTAACACATTCACTAAATGAGTCTTCTCCAA TAAACCAATGGCTGCAGAAAAGCAAACACAAAATTGCTAAGTTGTTGGCTGAGAAGGATAAGTTAGCCATGGCAGAAGGATTTCGTAACAAAGGACTGCTAAACACCGATCAGCTAAATCAATTTGCACTAGAAGAAGATCCAAGACAATGCTACCTTGATGTTATTGATGCCATTTTAAATGATCCTACCAAGATTGAAGCCTTTTATTGCTATATGGTAGAAATGGACGAGCACCTTCAGGAACACATTGCTCCAAAAG TTCTGTTGCTGTACTCACTTACTGGAGAGCAGTCCTTTAGACATGTCCTACTACCATTCACAAACCTGTTGCGTCACCGTGGTATCAATGCTACAAGCGACTTCTATGAGGTGGATATAGGAAATCATCAAACATGGATACAAGAACACATTGCCGAGTGTATTGAAAATGAGGGTTTTGTTTTGGTCGACATTTCCAATTTTCTGGATAGTGATTTTCACGCAAGTAAAATAGAGTTGCAAATGAGACATGGTCAATACAGTTTTGATCTAGCCCAGTTTAATAGTAGCACCCACTTCATTCCTATTTGTTTAAACAAGCCTGTACCATCCAATAGATTCCAGCGGAAAGTGTATGAAATAAATATAAGTTATTATATGACTGAATTTTATAGGAGGTATCAGGCATGTAGCAATGACAGCTCTGAAGCCGAGATGATTATTAGTGTATTGAATGATGCTCTAGAGAGCCTTCAACCATTGATTGAGCTCATCAACTATATTTCCACAG TGACAACTAGACAGCAGCATGCATTGAGGAAGCAGTGA
- the LOC136244918 gene encoding uncharacterized protein isoform X1: MVVVFALLLFAVDLITSSSGDNPTLSIAVNTTCEDGPFPISVPICSLPVILKCCVHGCDYYSERWYRQTESREEYIKDGLDLTVNFNAMQENYTCDILPLSLGCDRGSKGYVSLIKGSAPVLSLLNHTDTGSITVTEGSHAIVYFKVDTNGYLTKPLLLSLKESDITSRWFITYYAATSTGIGEMIYNTANLFHFYVRLETITQYSHQYDDGTYSVQAENECGMQTLDVILKGSCDDSIPLQFVEKPPLHMYAVAGQNVTMHFKYNGVNIHNIWMVNHTKRLYNTTIHHTSNHFKLYCDEVYNFKLIKVQYGGYFTIYSSRGAHDPLGLNTTIHLKVYKVPHLIGTYTETTSNTALLQWSYTASCNHSHLIELTWQQNGHYNFQDGRFSQYIHCLDDNTILVHELKIKDITSSDSGNYTSHLKYNYLIVHTVAMSTGSILLNVSGTRSPHTLSGTEMMLISSLGAVVTAVILFAVLLIGFVIRRRRKPQKPYPNERTHLLPRSMTSATTFTTMETSLASSIITASPPSSLTSLDPVKISSSLTHSLNESSPINQWLQKSKHKIAKLLAEKDKLAMAEGFRNKGLLNTDQLNQFALEEDPRQCYLDVIDAILNDPTKIEAFYCYMVEMDEHLQEHIAPKVLLLYSLTGEQSFRHVLLPFTNLLRHRGINATSDFYEVDIGNHQTWIQEHIAECIENEGFVLVDISNFLDSDFHASKIELQMRHGQYSFDLAQFNSSTHFIPICLNKPVPSNRFQRKVYEINISYYMTEFYRRYQACSNDSSEAEMIISVLNDALESLQPLIELINYISTVTTRQQHALRKQ; the protein is encoded by the exons CCTCTGGTGATAATCCGACTTTGTCAATTGCTGTGAATACCACTTGTGAGGATGGTCCATTTCCCATATCTGTTCCAATTTGTAGTTTACCAGTGATATTAAAATGTTGCGTTCACGGATGTGACTATTACAGTGAGCGATGGTACAGGCAGACAGAGTCTAGAGAAGAGTATATTAAAGATGGCCTGGATTTAACTGTCAATTTTAATGCAATGCAAGAAAACTACACATGTGACATACTTCCTTTATCTCTTGGTTGTGACAGGGGATCAAAGGGTTATGTCAGCTTGATCAAAG GTTCAGCTCCTGTGTTAAGTTTGCTTAATCATACTGACACTGGAAGCATCACTGTTACTGAAGGAAGTCATGCCATTGTTTATTTCAAAGTGGACACCAATGGCTATCTTACTAAACCTTTACTGCTGTCTCTCAAAGAATCTGATATCACATCAAGGTGGTTCATCACATATTATGCAGCTACCAGCACTGGAATTGGTGAAATGATTTACAATACAGCTAatctttttcatttctatgttaGATTAGAAACAATCACACAATATTCTCACCAATATGACGATGGTACGTATTCAGTGCAAGCAGAAAATGAATGCGGAATGCAGACCTTAGATGTCATTCTAAAAG GTTCTTGTGATGACTCCATTCCATTGCAGTTTGTTGAGAAGCCACCACTGCACATGTATGCCGTTGCAGGTCAAAATGTTACTATGCACTTCAAATATAATGGAGTTAATATTCACAACATTTGGATGGTGAACCACACAAAGCGATTGTATAATACTACCATCCATCACACCAGTAATCACTTCAAACTATACTGTGATGAAGTATATAATTTTAAATTAATCAAGGTACAGTACGGAGGTTATTTTACCATCTACTCAAGTAGAGGAGCTCATGACCCTTTGGGATTGAACACAACAATTCATTTAA AGGTATACAAAGTTCCACATTTGATTGGTACATACACAGAGACAACATCCAACACAGCACTGCTACAATGGTCCTATACAGCCAGTTGTAATCATAGTCATTTAATTGAGTTAACATGGCAGCAGAATGGACATTACAACTTTCAGGATGGACGTTTCTCTCAGTATATACACTGTTTGGATGATAATACTATACTTGTTCATGAACTTAAAATCAAGGATATCACTAGCAGTGATTCAGGCAATTACACTAGCCATTTGAAGTATAACTATTTAATTGTGCACACAGTTGCAATGTCAACTGGATCTATTCTCCTGAATGTTTCAG GTACCAGATCACCTCACACACTCTCAGGCACAGAAATGATGTTGATCAGCAGTCTTGGTGCAGTTGTCACTGCTGTAATCCTGTTTGCAGTGCTGCTAATAGGATTTGtgataagaagaagaagaaagccTCAGAAACCATACCCCA ATGAGCGAACACATTTGTTGCCAAGGAGTATGACGTCTGCAACAACTTTTACTACAATGGAAACATCTTTAGCATCGTCCATAATCACAG CTAGCCCACCTTCATCATTGACATCACTAGATCCAGTCAAAATCAGCTCATCGTTAACACATTCACTAAATGAGTCTTCTCCAA TAAACCAATGGCTGCAGAAAAGCAAACACAAAATTGCTAAGTTGTTGGCTGAGAAGGATAAGTTAGCCATGGCAGAAGGATTTCGTAACAAAGGACTGCTAAACACCGATCAGCTAAATCAATTTGCACTAGAAGAAGATCCAAGACAATGCTACCTTGATGTTATTGATGCCATTTTAAATGATCCTACCAAGATTGAAGCCTTTTATTGCTATATGGTAGAAATGGACGAGCACCTTCAGGAACACATTGCTCCAAAAG TTCTGTTGCTGTACTCACTTACTGGAGAGCAGTCCTTTAGACATGTCCTACTACCATTCACAAACCTGTTGCGTCACCGTGGTATCAATGCTACAAGCGACTTCTATGAGGTGGATATAGGAAATCATCAAACATGGATACAAGAACACATTGCCGAGTGTATTGAAAATGAGGGTTTTGTTTTGGTCGACATTTCCAATTTTCTGGATAGTGATTTTCACGCAAGTAAAATAGAGTTGCAAATGAGACATGGTCAATACAGTTTTGATCTAGCCCAGTTTAATAGTAGCACCCACTTCATTCCTATTTGTTTAAACAAGCCTGTACCATCCAATAGATTCCAGCGGAAAGTGTATGAAATAAATATAAGTTATTATATGACTGAATTTTATAGGAGGTATCAGGCATGTAGCAATGACAGCTCTGAAGCCGAGATGATTATTAGTGTATTGAATGATGCTCTAGAGAGCCTTCAACCATTGATTGAGCTCATCAACTATATTTCCACAG TGACAACTAGACAGCAGCATGCATTGAGGAAGCAGTGA
- the LOC136244918 gene encoding uncharacterized protein isoform X2, which translates to MYTIPGKLTALERSDGRCLRLAALRRRSDYFVERWYRQTESREEYIKDGLDLTVNFNAMQENYTCDILPLSLGCDRGSKGYVSLIKGSAPVLSLLNHTDTGSITVTEGSHAIVYFKVDTNGYLTKPLLLSLKESDITSRWFITYYAATSTGIGEMIYNTANLFHFYVRLETITQYSHQYDDGTYSVQAENECGMQTLDVILKGSCDDSIPLQFVEKPPLHMYAVAGQNVTMHFKYNGVNIHNIWMVNHTKRLYNTTIHHTSNHFKLYCDEVYNFKLIKVQYGGYFTIYSSRGAHDPLGLNTTIHLKVYKVPHLIGTYTETTSNTALLQWSYTASCNHSHLIELTWQQNGHYNFQDGRFSQYIHCLDDNTILVHELKIKDITSSDSGNYTSHLKYNYLIVHTVAMSTGSILLNVSGTRSPHTLSGTEMMLISSLGAVVTAVILFAVLLIGFVIRRRRKPQKPYPNERTHLLPRSMTSATTFTTMETSLASSIITASPPSSLTSLDPVKISSSLTHSLNESSPINQWLQKSKHKIAKLLAEKDKLAMAEGFRNKGLLNTDQLNQFALEEDPRQCYLDVIDAILNDPTKIEAFYCYMVEMDEHLQEHIAPKVLLLYSLTGEQSFRHVLLPFTNLLRHRGINATSDFYEVDIGNHQTWIQEHIAECIENEGFVLVDISNFLDSDFHASKIELQMRHGQYSFDLAQFNSSTHFIPICLNKPVPSNRFQRKVYEINISYYMTEFYRRYQACSNDSSEAEMIISVLNDALESLQPLIELINYISTVTTRQQHALRKQ; encoded by the exons TGAGCGATGGTACAGGCAGACAGAGTCTAGAGAAGAGTATATTAAAGATGGCCTGGATTTAACTGTCAATTTTAATGCAATGCAAGAAAACTACACATGTGACATACTTCCTTTATCTCTTGGTTGTGACAGGGGATCAAAGGGTTATGTCAGCTTGATCAAAG GTTCAGCTCCTGTGTTAAGTTTGCTTAATCATACTGACACTGGAAGCATCACTGTTACTGAAGGAAGTCATGCCATTGTTTATTTCAAAGTGGACACCAATGGCTATCTTACTAAACCTTTACTGCTGTCTCTCAAAGAATCTGATATCACATCAAGGTGGTTCATCACATATTATGCAGCTACCAGCACTGGAATTGGTGAAATGATTTACAATACAGCTAatctttttcatttctatgttaGATTAGAAACAATCACACAATATTCTCACCAATATGACGATGGTACGTATTCAGTGCAAGCAGAAAATGAATGCGGAATGCAGACCTTAGATGTCATTCTAAAAG GTTCTTGTGATGACTCCATTCCATTGCAGTTTGTTGAGAAGCCACCACTGCACATGTATGCCGTTGCAGGTCAAAATGTTACTATGCACTTCAAATATAATGGAGTTAATATTCACAACATTTGGATGGTGAACCACACAAAGCGATTGTATAATACTACCATCCATCACACCAGTAATCACTTCAAACTATACTGTGATGAAGTATATAATTTTAAATTAATCAAGGTACAGTACGGAGGTTATTTTACCATCTACTCAAGTAGAGGAGCTCATGACCCTTTGGGATTGAACACAACAATTCATTTAA AGGTATACAAAGTTCCACATTTGATTGGTACATACACAGAGACAACATCCAACACAGCACTGCTACAATGGTCCTATACAGCCAGTTGTAATCATAGTCATTTAATTGAGTTAACATGGCAGCAGAATGGACATTACAACTTTCAGGATGGACGTTTCTCTCAGTATATACACTGTTTGGATGATAATACTATACTTGTTCATGAACTTAAAATCAAGGATATCACTAGCAGTGATTCAGGCAATTACACTAGCCATTTGAAGTATAACTATTTAATTGTGCACACAGTTGCAATGTCAACTGGATCTATTCTCCTGAATGTTTCAG GTACCAGATCACCTCACACACTCTCAGGCACAGAAATGATGTTGATCAGCAGTCTTGGTGCAGTTGTCACTGCTGTAATCCTGTTTGCAGTGCTGCTAATAGGATTTGtgataagaagaagaagaaagccTCAGAAACCATACCCCA ATGAGCGAACACATTTGTTGCCAAGGAGTATGACGTCTGCAACAACTTTTACTACAATGGAAACATCTTTAGCATCGTCCATAATCACAG CTAGCCCACCTTCATCATTGACATCACTAGATCCAGTCAAAATCAGCTCATCGTTAACACATTCACTAAATGAGTCTTCTCCAA TAAACCAATGGCTGCAGAAAAGCAAACACAAAATTGCTAAGTTGTTGGCTGAGAAGGATAAGTTAGCCATGGCAGAAGGATTTCGTAACAAAGGACTGCTAAACACCGATCAGCTAAATCAATTTGCACTAGAAGAAGATCCAAGACAATGCTACCTTGATGTTATTGATGCCATTTTAAATGATCCTACCAAGATTGAAGCCTTTTATTGCTATATGGTAGAAATGGACGAGCACCTTCAGGAACACATTGCTCCAAAAG TTCTGTTGCTGTACTCACTTACTGGAGAGCAGTCCTTTAGACATGTCCTACTACCATTCACAAACCTGTTGCGTCACCGTGGTATCAATGCTACAAGCGACTTCTATGAGGTGGATATAGGAAATCATCAAACATGGATACAAGAACACATTGCCGAGTGTATTGAAAATGAGGGTTTTGTTTTGGTCGACATTTCCAATTTTCTGGATAGTGATTTTCACGCAAGTAAAATAGAGTTGCAAATGAGACATGGTCAATACAGTTTTGATCTAGCCCAGTTTAATAGTAGCACCCACTTCATTCCTATTTGTTTAAACAAGCCTGTACCATCCAATAGATTCCAGCGGAAAGTGTATGAAATAAATATAAGTTATTATATGACTGAATTTTATAGGAGGTATCAGGCATGTAGCAATGACAGCTCTGAAGCCGAGATGATTATTAGTGTATTGAATGATGCTCTAGAGAGCCTTCAACCATTGATTGAGCTCATCAACTATATTTCCACAG TGACAACTAGACAGCAGCATGCATTGAGGAAGCAGTGA